Below is a window of Malus domestica chromosome 13, GDT2T_hap1 DNA.
gacacgtggtgtaccacctcgtATGACgatcatactgaaaaatctctcctagtCTCAAGGTTCTACCTTCATGCTATTGGCTGTTTATTACGGTCGACCGATCGGATTGTTCCAGATCttcttttgttttaaaaaatttccGACATAAAATACGAAACTAAACACTAACAACAAAATTGTTATCAGGCCATAAAAGCATAATACAACCTCTAACAATAATGTTATCCACAAGACACAAAACTGGCCGTAAAGTTTAAGTAGGCAATTCATACATGAAGCTTTGAGGAGCTTTTCTTGGTCCTTGCTACACCATTAAGAGTATTACAATCAATCAATCACTCAATTTCAATCAATGGCATCACTTTTTAGAAAGATAATATGTGACTTGTGACCCCTCACCAATCACCATGTGATGATGCCTCACCAATCATGCTTTCACTTGTCATTCTGTATCTCCATATCTGTTTGATCATTTTTCACTTGTCTTATTCTCtatataaaaatttcaaaacaagatGTAGATGTGGCGTAATCACAATCATTTAAATAGAAGGGGATggaaggggagagagattaggaggggagATAATCCTTCTCCTTTTTCATCAGCTAGTCAAATTTTAATTCAGCTGTTCTTTGGTTCTTGTTTTACTTTACCAGTCCAATCCATTCGCTAGCTAAATTTAGTCAGTCTAATCCAGTCCAGCCTAACAAACATTCCTAGGTACTCATGATATTAATTTCTAATGAAAATAAGCGCCAAGCGCTAGTCGGACGGTAAGTAGTGGCCTAGCGGCTAGGCAGGAGGTTAGGTGGAttttctaatttaattaaatttattatataacatagaaataaatgtctatttatactaaaaaaataaaacacatttGTATTTGGATACATAaatgacatataaattataaaacactAGAGCGTATGCAAACACGgtgaacaagcatataatgactGTTCATCCAAATatccaacaagtctcttacaatttattgaataaataaaatgagaaattgaattatatattttctGTTTGAATGAGAGTTACGACCTAAGCAGACGCCTAGGTAAATCTATGcgccatttattattttttaagtgCTTAAGGAATTAATCGTAATAGTGATCAGCCGCCTAGTGTCTAGCAGGACTTAGATGGAGTAAGCTGGGGACTTTCAGTTTTTTATTCTGAATCAAAATTTATAAacggttttatttatttatatttatttgaatttagatacATGTAGAAAATTTGTACTGCAAAAGTCTTTTATATCAGAAAGTGCTGTATATGGAAAAACAGCACAGTAGTCTAAGATCCATGGAAAGGTCCTCTGAGTGCAGATTTAGGAATCAATTCTTTCATACTAATTACCAACTAGGGAATGATGAAAGGTGAACCATAAAGTTCCCAGGCTGCCCCCATTTTTCTACCACTACCACCACACATGCAAGCAAACAGACTCTCAGCTCACTAGGGGACCCACCCGACAGAATTTTAATTGGTCAAATCATGAATCATTAGGCTAAGATTTCAGGACGCTGATGTCATCTGGACTGTGTTACTAGATTCTGTCCTCTCTGTTTTTggacggaaaaaaaaaaaaaggtaatttCAGGACGGTGACTGTTTAATAGGATACTCTGTCCTTGTTAGGGCATGGTCTTACCCGAATGGAGTGAACCAGCTTTGCTCTCTAACTGGTTGTATACTTATGTATCAATATTTTTCTTTACGTAATTGTGTCTATACGATGAAAAAAATGTGCAAAAAATATACAACTGGTGATAATTAAGATCTCTTGTAACAAATATTGTGCGTTCAGTGCCAGTTAAGCCTCAATGCATATAATAGGAAAAATACTTGAAAGCCAAGCCTACAACTGTTGGCTTTTTATTTTGCTGCTCTGCATTTGATTATAACAAATATCAAACCTTTTACTTCTTTACATCAATAACACAAAGGAGTTTTTAAACtgaagaaactaaaaaaaataaggaaaaaatcaCAATCTTCTGCTTAATTAGCTGTATATCATATAATTAACTAATCACTTGAAACCCATTTTATTGGCACTAGAGGAGGAAGATGAGTAAAGCAATGTGGATGCAGAAAAACTTGTGTCGTTGCTTTTTGCAAGCAAGCTTTTCATTGCTGCTGCTGATGATGAGGTTGCCAAAACTCCATTAGGGTTCTTATTTTCGCGCGAGTCATTCGCCGGTGATCCTTTGAGGAGCATATCAACCTTGGCATACTCCTCCCTCTCATGTTTGATTTCTTTTAGCATTGCTGCCACATCTTTCATTGTTGGTCTTTCATCAGGGGTTGAGTTTACACACAACAAGGCTATGCCTAATGCCTGCATCATTTCCTCTATCTCCGATTCGGGCCTCGATAGGAGGCTTGGGTCAAGGACTTCAATGCTTCCCCTCTTCCGTCTTACCCAATCCACTACATGTAGCCCCTCTGGTATTGTTGGATCTATTGGTTGCTTCCCTGTCAAGACTTCCAATACAACAACTCCATAGCTATAAACATCGCTCTTCTCTGTGATCTTCATCATGTATCCATATTCTGAAAAGGGGAAGTAAAGTTACTAATTGGTTAAATCACGTATTTGGGAAATATGTCCCCTCGTTGTCTATTTAGTGTCCATCTagttctatttttattaaaatttgccCACGGGTCCAACTTATGCAAATTTTACttaaagaaaacatgaaaatcGCTTGATTGTTTGTGATTAGACCACTAACAAAGTAATCATAGTAAGACTTAGagacatatatatgaatttaGCTGTATGTGATTATAATATCACTTACCAGGAGCAATATAGCCATAGGAACCAGCAACTGTGTTGGAGGACCGAGCGAAATCGCCATCATCAACAAGTTTGGCTAGGCCAAAATCAGCAATGTAAGGTTCAAACTCAAGGCCAATGAGGATGTTATTGGCCTTGATATCTCTGTGAACAATTGGAGGAACACAATCATGGTGCAAATAGGCAATGCCTTGAGCTGCACCCAACAAAATTTGGTACCTAACTTCCCATTCGAAGGCATGCCCTGTCCTCTCATGCAGAATACTTCCCAGGCTTCCATTAGGCATGTAATCATACATGAGCAATCTTGTGTTCTTATTCCAGCAACAACCCAAGAATCGAACAATGTTCTTGTGACGGATTGAGCCAAGTGTTTTGACCTCTGCTGAGAATGAATCACGAACTCCACATTTTTCATCATTACAACATCCATTGTCTGCGGCAACTGTTGTTGGCCAGAGCTTCTTCACTGCAATGACTTCCCCATTGTCCATATCAGCGCGGTACACAACCCCAGAACACCCTTTTCCAATTACATTGACATCCACCAGGCATCTTAGCACTTGCTCAACCGAGAAATTTAGCTTCTGGAATGGAGTGAACTGCCAAGTCAATGAGTTCCCCAGTTCTGAATCGTCATCATCTCTGATAGCTCTTTGCGCTCTAATCACTGCAACGATCCCCATAACCACCATTGCAACTGTCAGGGTGATCAGCAATGCAATTGCTAGCTTAAGCCTGCGTGACCGCCTCGTTTCATTTTGATTTCTTGTAAGTCCTTTGCGGCCAACATCACTAAGGAAACACGAGTCACGGTTTGAAGAGCAAAGGCCTTCATTTCCAGCCAAATCCATTGGTGACAGCTGTCTGAAAAGCTTGTTGTCTGGAAGATAGCCGCCGAGTTTGTTATGCGACACATTAAGAGAGACAAGATTATCGAGCCCTGCAAGTGGACTCAAGTCCCCATCAAGCTGGTTATGTGAAAGGTCTAGTATCGAAAGCTTGGTGAGTGCTGATATTTGAGGTGGGATGGGGCCTGAGAGTGCATTGCAGCTCAAATTTAATGCGATTTCAAGGGCTTCGATCCTCCCAAGCTCCACGGGGATTGAGCCAGTGAGCTTGTTGCTACTAAGATCAAGCAATTGGAGACTTGAACACAGGCCAAGCGATGCTGGTATCGATCCAGAGAACAAGTTCCTGCTCAGAATAAGCTTGTTTAACGAAACAAGACGAGCCAAGCTCGCTGGTATCTGCTCAGAAAACTGATTAACTGAAACATCCAAGACTTGAAGTCCTGATAGTGATGACAATGTGTTAGGCAGGGGGCCTTCCAAAGTATTGTTGCTCAAGTCTATCATTTGCAGCTCTGTGCAGCTCCCTATCTCATCAGGCACTTGCCCAGAAAGGCGGTTGCCGGACAGGTCAAGAAAGTTTAAGCTCCTAAGGTCTCCAATTGCTTTCGGAATCCCACCAGCAATCCTGTTGTTCCCAAGCCGCAACCGAAACAGAGAGCTGCAGTTACCAATACTTGGTGGAATGAAACCCGAGATGTCATTCGAAATCAAAAGAACCTTTGTGAGGTTTTTGAGCTGAAACAAGCCGGCAGGAATGCTACCCGTGAGGGAATTGTGTGACAAGTCTAGTGCTTGGAGACTGCTACAACTAGCCAGAGTTGAAGGAATGCTACCTTCAAGCTGGTTTTGCCAAGCGAAAAAAACAATCAGCATCGACAACATCCCTATCTCCGGTGGAATCAAACCGGAGATCTGATTGGTGTCGAGCTGCAGCTGCATCAGGTTCGTCAAATTAGAAAGGTTTGAAGGGATCGAACCGGTGACATTGTTGTCACTAATCATAAACTCCTCAAGATTCGACAACCCTCCTAACGACAAGGGTATAGTTCCAGACAAAGAATTTAGAGAAAAATCAATCATTCTCAAGCTGCTACAGTTCCCAATCTCTTCTGGGATTGCACCAAAAAGACTATTTTGCCACAGCAGCAACTGCTGCAGCTTCTTAAGCTTCCCGAGCTCACGCGGGATCGAACCGGAGAGGCTATTTTCGTAAAGAAACAAACTTACAAGCTCAGAGCATTTACCTATTTCAGGTGGGATTTCACCAGAGATCATTGTGGTGTAAATAGACAGGGTTTGGAGATTGCTAAGCTTTCCCAATGAGGCAGGCAAAGTGCCTGAAACTTGGGTGTCTGCCAACCCTAAGACAGTCAAATTGCTGCAGCCTCCGAGCTCTTCCGGGATTTTCCCACCAATGTACTTGTTCCCTCCTGCTCTCAGCACTTCAAGGCCGGTGAGCTTCCCGAGCTCCGGCGGGATCGACCCGGTTAACTGGTTGTCGAAAATAAGAAGGTTTTTTAGTCCAATGCAGGTGCTCAGCTCGACTGGGATTTTCCCAGTTAGCTGGTTggaattcaagatcaagtcttgGAGATTTCGGAGCCTCGAAAAGGTAGATGGGATTGAACCCACCAGAGAGTTTGAGCTGAGGTCGATGACTTTCAGCTCAGTGCAGTCGCCGACGTCGGAGGGGATGGTTCCGGTGAGATTAGCGCCGGAAATGATGAGTTTTTGGAGGGAGGGAAAGGAAGAGAGATTGGAAGGGAGTGGGAGTTCTAGAGGAATGGATTGGATTGTGATTTCGGTGACGTGGCCTTGAGAAGAACATGATATGGCGGACCAGTTGCATGGATTGGAGTGGAGGAGGTTCCagttggagaagaaggagggtGGAGGCGAAGCAGAGGAGTGGAGCCAGGAGAAGAGAAGGGTGGCTTCGGGGTTTCCGGCTGAGGCAAAGGCGGGtgtgtaaagaaaaaaaagggtgaGACAGAGAAAAACAGAAGAGTGGGAGGAGGTGTAGAAGGAGAAGGATTGCCTCGAGCTGGGCGGTAGCATTGTAAACATTTGCCTCAATTTCCAAACCTTTCTTCTCGGGTTTGCATCATTTGGGTTTTgcagccctctctctctctttgtttctttctttctctctctggttTCTGCGTGTGTTTAGCTTGAACTCAAGctcttctagtttttttttggtgaacctCAAGCTCTTCTAGTTTTCCACAACTACACTACACAAAGCAAGGCACAGAACACAAACAAAGCACCTTAAACCCAAATAAACAAACGAAACCATTGCCTTGAGATCAACAAACATCTGCACCCCCACCACCCTCCACCACCAcccaacctctctctctctctctctctctctctctctctctctctctctctctctctctctatgtatGGTAATCACATTTTTCTCTTTTACCATGTTTCCAAAACAAACGTTTCGTTTGCAATATTAGGAACATGAATTTTGGATCCAATAAAGATAAATTAGTTCTTACTATTTTATCATCGTACTTTTGAGGggtattgtttttttgtttgatatAGGTAAGACAAGTATTATAGAGTTCACAAAGAGGTCGGGCATATGTTGGGACCTTGCCATTTATATTAGAGCAATGACATACATTCACATAAACATTGTCCATATTGGAAAAGGGTTAGATGAAATGCATATTTTTAACTTTtagaaaatgttaaaaaaaaaaaaattgtttttggtcTTTCCATTTTTGGGTGGGTTGAGTAGGCGGGAATGATTAGTACATATTTTTGAGCAAGATGTATAAGCATGCAAAATGTTCGGATACAGATCGAATCGTATCAATATTTGAATCCAATTCTCGAATCATAATCGCATTATTAGTTTTAAAATAGCATTGAGGTTCGATTAATATCCTAAATATTGGATAAACCTAAACTTTGATCGAGTTCTGAGAATTCTAATCAACATGCATGCTACCCTTCTTTTGCTTATCTTAGTGTGAAGAGACTTGCTTACgttaaatttatatattatgaCTCGAGGCTTAGGATTCTCATTGTGTTGCATGTAAGTTATATTTGAGAGCAAACACTTTGTGATTTGTACAAAGTCTTTTGGGACGATAAGGAGATTAACTTTATCACATGCGGCAGACTTATAAGGAGTTGTATTACTTAGGTATACAAGTCAGAAACATTCTTAGTTAAACTAGAACTCTTCTAGCTGATTTATGCACAAGTAATCTTCGGTGATAAAGTTCATCTTTGATAGGGTTTACTTAATGGGAGGACTCCTAATCAAAGACCATCACATATAGTATATAACTGAGGTCCCTGTGCTCTCACTAAATACCCCGCAAGTATACAGAAATTCTCTAGCCCCATTGAGAGAGCCTTGCTTCCGGACAGTGCAGAGATACAGAAGAGCCTCAGTTCTTTACCCTATTTTCTGAGACGATGTCTTCCTCAGGTTAGTGGTTAGATAGGTATATGAGTCAGttgttatatatgtatataactcATTAAAATTAACttacatttggtatcagagccctcACATATCATCTGACCCTATGTGAAAGGCATCAAGAAATTTCATTCTGTCTTGCAGGTTATGGAACTGGAACTGTATCATCAAGGAAAAATATATACAACGGGTTCAAGGATGACTAAAGTTATCCTTGATCATAAGGATATTATGTCTTTTCATTCGATACATGTACCAGTGATGGTGCTTAAAATTCAAGACATGATTATTGATCATCTAAAGATGATTTTTCTTTCATGCTTCGAATTTGAGCAGCATAtcgttttatatatatattggaatcAAATTAATATTGTCAAACCACAAAGGCTTGTGATTTTAATTACAGAAATTCAAATGTTGACTATAAAAGTGATATGATTAAAGAAAGTTTTCACATATTCATCAATctaaagatgttgaagatgtgaTTTATGGTTTGGGGCTAAAGATTAATACTCTTTACATCATGAACATTTCCTTTTCAGTGAATTCCAACTCTTTGAATCTCAACACAGTTGAGCCTCTTACTGGTGTCAATTACAGAAAGTGGAAACAAGATCTTGAAATCGTTTTGGGAGTTATGGACTGGGATTTGGCACTGAGAACTGAAGAACCTCCGGCACTCACTGATGACAGCACCGCAAATCAGAAAtccaagtatgaaaaatggCACAAATCCAACAGAATTGCCCTATTGATCATCAAAAGAAGCATGACAGATGTGGTGAGAGGTGGCTTTCCTGATGAAACAAATGCAAAAGATTTTCTGAAGTCCATTGAAGCAAAGTATAGGGAATCACCAAAAACTGAGACAGGTAATCTCATGAATGCTCTCACTACCATGAGATATGATGGGGTTCAAAGTGTGCGAGAATACATATTGAAAATGGTGGACGTGGCTGGAAAACTCAATGCACTCGAGGTACCAATTTCTGATACTTCTCTGGTACATGTTATTATGAATTTTCTGCCTGAAAGTTATACACAACTCAAAGTTTATTATAATGGTCTACGTGAGAAATGGGATGTGAATGAATTGATAGCCATTTGAGTGagtgaagaagaaagaatgaagAAAGAAAGGTTTGAGAAAGAGAGAATTGAGTCTGTGAACTTTGTTCAAAGTGTCACTAGGGCCACTAAAACTCATGTTCCCGATACTGCTAAAAAGGATTCTACCAAGTCAGTTCCCTCTCCTAAAAGAAACTTCAAACTTAATAAACCTTCAGTTTTCAAGTGCTACTTTTGCAAAAAGGCAGGCCACATGAAGAAGAATTGTCCCAAATATAAGGTTTGGCTTGCCaaacaagaaggaaagaaaggtaaaaatgtttTTGCTTGCTTTGAATCAAATTTAATTAACATACCTAGCACTGAATGGTGGCTTGACTCGGGCTCTTCTATACATGTTACAACTTCATTACAGGACTTCACAACAAGGAGAACACCAAATAAGGATGAAGTCAAAGTTTCGGTTGGCAATGGAAGAAGAGTTGAAGTCAAAGCCCTAGGAAGTGTTAGACTAAAGCTagaatttggtttttatttagaGTTAGATAACGTTGTTTATGTGCCTTCCATGAAAAGGAAGTTGATTTCTATTTCAAAGCTAGTGTTATTAggtttttattttagtattaatAAAAGGGGCTTTAACGTTTTTTATGAATCTTCTCAAGTAGGACATGGTTTCATGAGTGATGGTATGTTTCAACTTAAATTGAATCAAACTGAATATGTTTTCAACGTACAAGATGATAAAATCAAAACTCAACAGTCTTCAATATTATGGCATAAGAGACTCGGCCATATTTCTAAACAAAGAATGGAGCTGCTTGTCAAAAACGAAATTCTACCTCCATTAAACTTCAATGACTTTGATTTTTGTGTGGATTGCATTAAAGGAAAAATGACAAACACTAGAAAGGAAGGCTCAACTAGGAGTAAGCAACCCTTAGAGATCATTCACACGGACATTTGTGGTCCTTTtcccacacaaaccctagaaggaaacaaatatttcattacttatattgatgatttCTCAAGATTTTGCTTCATTGATTTGATTTCAGAAAAGTCTAAAGCACTTgaaacttttaaaatttataaaagtgAAGTTGAAAATCAATTGGAAAGGAACATTAAGGTTGTAAGATCTGATAGGGGAGGGGAGTACTATGGTAGATATACTGAAATTGGTAGAAATCCTGGACCTTTTGCGTTATTTCTGCAAGAACATGGAATTGTAGCCCAATATACCACACCAGGTACTCCGGAGCAAAACGGAGTAGCCGAGAGGAGGAATAGAACTCTCATGGACATGGTAAGGAGCATGATTTGTAGAACTAATATGCCAAGTTGTTTGTGGGGAGAAGCAGTGAAAACTGcaaattatatattaaataggGTACCTTCAAAATCTGTGGAAGGGACACCTTTCGAACTATGGACAGGCAGAAAACCGAGTTTAAACCACTTGCATGTATGGGGCTGTAGAGCAGAGGCAAAGATATATAATCCAGGCTACAAGAAACTTGATTCAAAGACTGTCAGTTGTCATTTTATTGGATATGCTGAAAGGTCGAagggttttaggttttattGCCCTAACCAAAATACAAGAATTGTCGAAACTGGAAAAGCAGTTTTCATGGAGTCTGATGCAAGCGTCGATTCTGGGACAAGGGTCGAAGGGTTCGTATTTGAAGAAGAAATAACCAATCAAGAAGCAGCAGTTGAAGATGTTGATCGTAACACAGCAATTATGGCACCAATAGTTGTAGTAACCGAGAACATAGGAAGCAATGATTCTGATGAACCAAGTCATGAGATAGAGGTTGCACATGACATCGAACTGCACGATAACACTGTTGTACAAGACGTGGTTGAAGAGGTTGTGACAGaaaatcaacaacaacaacac
It encodes the following:
- the LOC103453659 gene encoding LRR receptor-like serine/threonine-protein kinase RGI1; the encoded protein is MFTMLPPSSRQSFSFYTSSHSSVFLCLTLFFLYTPAFASAGNPEATLLFSWLHSSASPPPSFFSNWNLLHSNPCNWSAISCSSQGHVTEITIQSIPLELPLPSNLSSFPSLQKLIISGANLTGTIPSDVGDCTELKVIDLSSNSLVGSIPSTFSRLRNLQDLILNSNQLTGKIPVELSTCIGLKNLLIFDNQLTGSIPPELGKLTGLEVLRAGGNKYIGGKIPEELGGCSNLTVLGLADTQVSGTLPASLGKLSNLQTLSIYTTMISGEIPPEIGKCSELVSLFLYENSLSGSIPRELGKLKKLQQLLLWQNSLFGAIPEEIGNCSSLRMIDFSLNSLSGTIPLSLGGLSNLEEFMISDNNVTGSIPSNLSNLTNLMQLQLDTNQISGLIPPEIGMLSMLIVFFAWQNQLEGSIPSTLASCSSLQALDLSHNSLTGSIPAGLFQLKNLTKVLLISNDISGFIPPSIGNCSSLFRLRLGNNRIAGGIPKAIGDLRSLNFLDLSGNRLSGQVPDEIGSCTELQMIDLSNNTLEGPLPNTLSSLSGLQVLDVSVNQFSEQIPASLARLVSLNKLILSRNLFSGSIPASLGLCSSLQLLDLSSNKLTGSIPVELGRIEALEIALNLSCNALSGPIPPQISALTKLSILDLSHNQLDGDLSPLAGLDNLVSLNVSHNKLGGYLPDNKLFRQLSPMDLAGNEGLCSSNRDSCFLSDVGRKGLTRNQNETRRSRRLKLAIALLITLTVAMVVMGIVAVIRAQRAIRDDDDSELGNSLTWQFTPFQKLNFSVEQVLRCLVDVNVIGKGCSGVVYRADMDNGEVIAVKKLWPTTVAADNGCCNDEKCGVRDSFSAEVKTLGSIRHKNIVRFLGCCWNKNTRLLMYDYMPNGSLGSILHERTGHAFEWEVRYQILLGAAQGIAYLHHDCVPPIVHRDIKANNILIGLEFEPYIADFGLAKLVDDGDFARSSNTVAGSYGYIAPEYGYMMKITEKSDVYSYGVVVLEVLTGKQPIDPTIPEGLHVVDWVRRKRGSIEVLDPSLLSRPESEIEEMMQALGIALLCVNSTPDERPTMKDVAAMLKEIKHEREEYAKVDMLLKGSPANDSRENKNPNGVLATSSSAAAMKSLLAKSNDTSFSASTLLYSSSSSSANKMGFK